A stretch of DNA from Leucobacter luti:
GTCGCCGCGCAGCTCGATGATGCGCCAGGGGCGCAGCCCGGAGTGATCGGCGATGCTCGACATCACGCTGAGCAGTTCCGCGAGCTCGGCGTGGTTCGGAGCCTCGTCAGTCACCTTTGAGTGTGATCGCCGATCCCGCAGCGCCGCCAGCGCCGGGGCGGTCCTCTCTGGGTGTTCGTTCATGCGTCCCGCTCGGGCTGCGCGCCCGGTTCGAAGCTGAGGGCGAGCGAGTTCATGCAGTAGCGATCCCCGGTCGGAGTGCCGAACCCGTCTGGGAACACGTGCCCGAGATGCGAGCCGCAGTCGGCACAGCGCACTTCAGTGCGCGTCATGCCCAGGCTGTGGTCTTCGATCAGCTCGACCGCGCCGGGGCGAACACTCTCGTAGAAGCTGGGCCAGCCGCAGCCGGAATCGAATTTGGTGCCGGCGATAAAGAGCTCATTGCCGCAGGCGCGGCAGCGGTAGAGGCCGTCGCGCTCCTCGTTGAGGAGCTCGCCGGTGCCCGCGCGCTCGGTGGCGGCTTCGCGCAAAATTGCGTATTCCTCGGCACCAAGACGCTCTCGCCATTCGCTTTCGGTGAGCTGAACTGGGTACTCGGGTGAATCGCTGGGCTTACTCACTGTTGCGCCTCCCCGGGCATGTACTATAGGCCCGCTGGCCTACTTACTCTTCAGTCTACGACGCTTCCACACTGATGGGACGTATGCACAGGCCGCTCACCGGAACCGAGAATCGCGGTTCGACTTGCAACATCCGATGATATTCGTCAGACTTATCGACGGTGCCGAGGTTAGGCACACCTCACTTCGATCCGATGAGCGCCTTCACTGCCCGTGAGTCGGCCACCCCGACGAGAAAAGGACTGCAATCGTCATGACTGCTTACACGAGCTGGCGGAGGCGTTCCGCCTCAGTGCTGGCAACCACCACAGCGGTGCTCCTCGCCGTGAGCGGCGCGCTGATGGCACCCGCAATTGCGAACGCCGACGAGCCCATCGCGCCGACTCTGACGGTGGAACCGAACGTCGACCTGAACCGCGAGGGTGCCACGGTCACGATCACGGGCACGGGCTACAACCCCAATCAGCCGATCTACGTCACCACATGTGCGGATACGGCGTTGGAAAATCTGAACTTTGCCTACATCAACAATGGGTGCACCACTGGCGCGAAGCAGATCGCCCTGGGGGCAACTCCGTCGCCGCGCGCGGACGCGTTCCAAGCCGATGGCTCGTTCGTCACCACGCTCCCTGTTTCACCGAAGGCGGGCGCGGAAGTGACTTCCGTCTTTACGATCGCGAACCACACCGCCATGACAGACCGTACCCAGGACGCGAAAGCGGTTCTCAACTTCGCTCCCGAGGTGGTACCGTCTGGCGTCTCGCCCTCGGTGACCGCAGCTGCGACCACTGGTCTGACGGTCACGACACAACTCACTGGTGTGACAGGAACCAACGGAGCCTATGTTGCCGTCATCGAAGCTGGCACATCAGGCGAGATCGACCAGGAACACATGGGTATCGGTTTTCAGTGGGTCAAGCCCACTGATTTGACCAACGGTGCTGGGGCAAGCGTCATCACCATCGACGCAGCTGATCTCGATCGCACGAAGAG
This window harbors:
- the msrB gene encoding peptide-methionine (R)-S-oxide reductase MsrB, whose translation is MSKPSDSPEYPVQLTESEWRERLGAEEYAILREAATERAGTGELLNEERDGLYRCRACGNELFIAGTKFDSGCGWPSFYESVRPGAVELIEDHSLGMTRTEVRCADCGSHLGHVFPDGFGTPTGDRYCMNSLALSFEPGAQPERDA